A window from Anser cygnoides isolate HZ-2024a breed goose chromosome 1, Taihu_goose_T2T_genome, whole genome shotgun sequence encodes these proteins:
- the CSDC2 gene encoding cold shock domain-containing protein C2 produces MSSEPGAPPAVPPLHSPKSPVWPTFPFQREGSRVWERGNLLLRDLPSPLPTKRTRTYSATARASAGPIFKGVCKQFSRSQGHGFITPENGTEDIFVHVSDIEGEYVPVEGDEVTYKVCPIPPKNQKFQAVEVVLTNLAPHTKHETWSGQIIGS; encoded by the exons ATGTCGTCAGAGCCCGGCGCCCCGCCGGCGGTGCCGCCCCTGCACTCGCCCAAGTCCCCGGTGTGGCCCACCTTCCCCTTCCAGCGCGAGGGCAGCCGCGTCTGGGAGCGGGGCAACCTCCTGCTGCGGGACCTGCCCAGCCCGCTGCCCACCAAGAGGACCAGGACCTACTCCGC GACGGCGCGCGCCTCCGCTGGGCCCATCTTCAAGGGCGTCTGCAAGCAGTTCTCGCGCTCCCAGGGCCACGGGTTCATCACCCCGGAGAACGGCACAGAGGACATCTTCGTCCACGTGTCTGA CATCGAGGGGGAGTACGTCCCGGTGGAGGGGGACGAGGTGACGTACAAGGTCTGCCCCATCCCTCCCAAGAACCAGAAGTTCCAGGCAGTGGAGGTGGTGCTCACCAACCTGGCGCCCCACACGAAGCACGAGACGTGGTCCGGCCAGATCATCGGCTCCTAG